ACCCTTCCCTCCTACGCCCGGGAGATGGCCTTCGTCGGCACTGGGCACTTCCCCGCCGCCAGGGAACAGGTCTGGCCCATAGGGGGCGCCGACCTCTACCTCACGGGGACGGCGGAGGTGGTCCTGAACGCCCTCCACTCCGGGGAGATCCTGAGGAAGGAGGAGCTTCCCAAGCGCTACGCCGGCTACGCCCCCGCCTTCCGCTCGGAGGCGGGAAGCTTCGGCAAGGACGTCAGGGGCCTCATGCGGGTCCACCAGTTCCACAAGGTGGAGCAGTACGTCCTCACCGAGGCCAGCCTCGAGGCCTCGGACCAGGCCTTCGGGGAGCTTTTACAAAACGCCGAGGAGATCGTGAGCCTGCTGGAACTCCCCTACCGCCTCGTAGAGGTCTCCACCGGGGACATGGGCCCGGGGAAGTGGCGGCAGGTGGACCTGGAGGTCTGGGTCCCCTCGGAGGGGCGGTACCGGGAGACCCACTCCTGCTCCGCCCTCCTGGACTGGCAGGCCCGGCGGGCTGAGCTCCGCTACCGGGACGGGGAAGGCCGGGTGCGCCACGCCTACACCCTCAACAACACCGCCCTGGCCACCCCCCGCATCCTGGTGATGCTCCTGGAAAACCACCAGCTCCAAGATGGCCGGGTCCGGGTACCAGGGGCCCTCATCCCCTACGTGGGCAAGGAGGTGCTGGAGCCATGCGGATAGAGGCGGCCGAACTGAGGATCCTGGAGCTTCCCCTGAGGTTCCGCTTTGAGACTAGCTTCGGGGTGCAAACCAAGCGCACCATCCTCCTCCTGAGGCTCTTCGGGGAGGGCCTCGAGGGCCTGGGAGAGGGGGTGATGGAGAGGCTTCCCCTCTACCGGGAAGAAACCGTGGAGGGGACCCGCTACCTCCTCCAGGAAGCCTTCCTGCCCCGGGTGCTGGGCCAGGACCTCCCCAACCCCGAGGCCCTCGCCCAGGCCCTAAGCCCCTTCCGGGGGAACCCCATGGCCAAGGCCCTCCTGGAGATGGCCTTCTACGACCTCTTCGCCAAGGGACTGGGAAGGCCCCTCTGGCAGGTCCTGGGCGGGGTGCGGCGGGAGGTGGAGGTGGGGGTCTCCCTGGGCATCCAGTCCACGGTGGAAGCCACGCTCCGGGTAGTGGAGAGGCACCTCCAGGAGGGCTACCGCCGCATCAAGCTGAAGATCAAGCCGGGCTGGGACCACGAGGTTCTGAGGGCCGTGAGGGAGGCCTTCCCCGA
The genomic region above belongs to Thermus sediminis and contains:
- the serS gene encoding serine--tRNA ligase codes for the protein MVDLRRIRQNPEEIRRTIALKGVDLDLEALLALDREVLGLKQRLQDIQTERNRIAKEVPKASPEAREALIAKGRALAEEAKAAEEALRAKEALLQELLLKVPLPPWPLAPVGPDDSANVEIKRVGDPPRFSFPPLDHVSLLEKNGWWEPRISKVSGSRSYALRGDLALYEFALLRFAMDFMVGKGFTPLTLPSYAREMAFVGTGHFPAAREQVWPIGGADLYLTGTAEVVLNALHSGEILRKEELPKRYAGYAPAFRSEAGSFGKDVRGLMRVHQFHKVEQYVLTEASLEASDQAFGELLQNAEEIVSLLELPYRLVEVSTGDMGPGKWRQVDLEVWVPSEGRYRETHSCSALLDWQARRAELRYRDGEGRVRHAYTLNNTALATPRILVMLLENHQLQDGRVRVPGALIPYVGKEVLEPCG